Below is a genomic region from Brassica oleracea var. oleracea cultivar TO1000 chromosome C9, BOL, whole genome shotgun sequence.
AGCAAGACACCAAATCACGTTAAGAATACGTGGTTTAAATGTTTTGCGATAAGATTTTTAAATTTAATTAAATTTTCACTTTTAAATATATATATATATATATATATTTAATATTTATTATTAATTGTAATTTTTTCAAAATTTTTAGGTTTCAGCAAGAGTGGCATTGGTCTTTGGGAATCACCGAGAGGGTGAAGGCGGAATTCNNNNNNNNNNNNNNNNNNNNNNNNNNNNNNNNNNNNNNNNNNNNNNNNNNNNNNNNNNNNNNNNNNNNNNNNNNNNNNNNNNNNNNNNNNNNNNNNNNNNNNNNNNNNNNNNNNNNNNNNNNNNNNNNNNNNNNNNNNNNNNNNNNNNNNNNNNNNNNNNNNNNNNNNNNNNNNNNNNNNNNNNNNNNNNNNNNNNNNNNNNNNNNNNNNNNNNNNNNNNNNNNNNNNNNNNNNNNNNNNNNNNNNNNNNNNNNNNNNNNNNNNNNNNNNNNNNNNNNNNNNNNNNNNNNNNNNNNNNNNNNNNNNNNNNNNNNNNNNNNCCCATGCTTCACAGAACCGGACAAAAACCTCATGCAGGAGTCCGTCTAGAAGCTGTAAGTTTTGTTTTAAATATATATTTTAAAATATTCAATTAATATAATTTTTAATTTTTAATTTAAATTTTTTTTTTAGTTCGAGAAGACGGGAGTCTTACCTTCTCTGTCTGACCTATTCAAGATGGCTCACGCCACATCCGACGGAGTTTTTGTGGATCCTGCATCTGAGAAACTCTTCCAAGCAGTGGCTGGTCGGATTGAAGAACGGGAGACGCAACTAACCCATGAGTCTCCCGATGGATTACCAGTCACATTGTCCACCGAAGAGGCCGACAGAATGTTCGAAGAGGTACAACTTAAAACTTTTGTTTACATTATTTTAAGTATTTTAACATAATTAACTATATTAATATATGTTTTGATTTTATAGGTGGCTCCTAAAAAGAAGGGACAGATAGTCGGTATAGGCTCTGTTAACGAAGTTGCAAGGGCAACTTCGTCATACACTTCGAGACGGGATGAAGAGACTGCTCAGATGAAGGCTCGAATGGATAGCCAGCAGGTTCGTTTAGACTCTCTTGAGGATTTGCTAGACGTGATGGCCGTGGGAAACCCGGTTATGCAGAGAATGTTGAGTGAGAGACGAGCCGCTCTCGGAATGCCACCACGAGATCCCCAAGAGTCCGATCCAACTCGTCAACAGCCGAGCAACCCCACCAACTACTTCGAGAATATGTAGTTTTTTTTATTTTTCTGTTTGTATTATGAATTTAAATATTATTGTATGACTTTTTAAAAATATGTTTTCCAATTTCATATTTCGTTTTAAAATTTAAATTATTTTAAATTCTGAATATTAAATATAAATTAAAATCTATTATATACTAATAATATAATAAGAAACGATGTAAACTCCCCGTAAACATTACATGGAGTTTACAACGAATATTTACGAGTGATTAACATCGAAATATTTACGAGGATTTTACATCGAAATGTTTACGAGTTAAAAAAACAAACAAACAATAAGTCTCAATGACACAACAAGCAACACCACGAACTATATCAATCACATTACTAACCAAGTTTAGTCCTTCATAAGTGGAGAACAATGAACAATGCCTACACAGTTCATCATCACAACTCTAACCCTATTACAATTAAAAACTTGAAAAACAATGATTAACACAAAACGCAAAATTCACAACTACAATAACCCTAGCAAATATTGAGATGAAACAAAAACTCGGTCCACAACTCCGCGCTTGCGCGGGGGTAATGCTCCTAGTAATTAAAATGACCAAAAAATTTGTACGTTCAGGCAGACTCTTGCAGACCCTCATCATTTCCACATTCGTCTTTACACTCCCAAAAAGAAAAACATGGTATAGTATATCTTTAGTAAGAAAAAACATGATAGCCTGAGAAGAGTTCACACTAATTGGACGAATGTTTTTGACATCTGATTTGATTGTTCGTAAGTGGAACAACTGAATAGAAGAGTTAATTAGCTCAAAACCAATTACCGCTTTCCAAAAATAGATTAATATTTGAAAATTTGTTTAAAATATCATAAATTAGCTATTTTTATGAAATGTTAAATTTGTTTAGCTATTATTTTTCAAAAATACATTCAATTAAAAATACCCTAACATTTGTGTTTAAAGTTTAGTGATTATTGTTTAGGGTTAAATATTCAAAAATTGACTTTATAAATTATTATAAATGATTAATAAACATTTATAGATGATTTAGAAGAGTTAGAAATAGCGTTTGAGATTATTTTACTTGCGATTCATTTATACGGGTCAATACGTATTGCTCTCCGAGATCCGGCAATCTTTTTAGGGAAGTTTTATAGTATACAAGGTAGCAAATTATAGTTAATTGATAAACCAAGAGAGGTACAATGGAGGAAACTTGTCTTGTTTCAAACAAGAGGATGAATCAGCACCGTTTTTTGAGCAGCACGCAGAGCCTTATGATTGATCAATCATAGCTCTGCTTCAGATGATTCGGTTACTGTTTGTGGGAATTTCCTTGGCAGCCCCGGTTAACTGTGATACTTTTCCCTGCTGCTGAGATTGCGTACAATGCAAGAAACAGTTATTACTTTGCTCTGCAGCAGCCGCAGATTCAGCAGTCGCCTGAAGGAGATTTTTCAGCGGCAATGTCGAATAATGTTGGCTCTAATATGTACCACCATGGAGAAGTGGGTCCAACGTTTACAGTTTGGAACGACACTTAGAAAAAAATAGTTGAAAGATCTTAGTTTTATGGTCTCAGCTCAGCTCTTTTGCAGTTGGACAAGGTCTTCTCAAAATCTTAGCACTTAGCAGGCATTGACACAAACTTCAGAGTCACATCAAAAGCAACAGATGATGATGACTTTGGAGACCTTTAAGCATTCAAATGGACAACTCTCTGCTTATCCCTCCGACAAACAGTCTTGATCATAAACATTGTCGGAGTTGTTACAGGCATCTCAGATGCTATTAACAATGGATATGTTTTGGTGTTCTCTCTTTGGTAAACTCTTTCTTCTCCTTTTGGGTCATTGTTTCATAAAGGTCTGATGGGAAGACAGAGTAAAAGATTCACAGATGTGCAGAATAAAAGATTTACAGATGACTTCTCAAAGGAAGTAGTTAGTTGCTGTTGAACCACACTATACTTGAATCCAAGCTTTTAACAGAGAGAGCCCGTGATTTTTTTTTTCAAACCGTGGAAATTCACATTCACATCTCATAACAGCTTCAAGCTGAATATCAATTGATAAAACATTAAAAACATGAAAAGCCTGAGTTTGTTTAGTAAAAGTCTCATTCTCTCATTCTTTAGAAACACCAAGGATCCACTGGGATAGATGAGTCAAGTATGGCTCAGCCTGAGAGCCTTTGCTCAACACTGGTCCTAAGCTCTGCAACTCCGAGTTGAATTCTCTCTCGAAATTGCTGGTAAAACGCGTAACCAGACAAATTAGAACAATACTATAATTGGAACAGGAACTGCTTTTGTAGAGATGTTTGTTGATAAAAGGAATCTAAAAGATCCAAGTGATACGCGAAGAAACATAATTAATCAGTTCCTTGCTAGCTACTACTTACAATATGGACTCTGTGACGGTTGTGTCTCTTATCATTGTCTTCTGAGACTGGCTATTGATGTGGATAGACGACGATATCAGCCACTCAGCGTATTGCAAGCACACTGATTTCAACTTCTCCATTTTCTGCAACACCAGTAAAGACTAGTTAAATACTGAAAACATCATATACATATACTTCTGCATTCAGAATTTTCTACTATCGTTGAGCTTCATAGAGAAGTACATAATTACATTGATCCTGAGAAAACATAACACTAAATAAAACAGATACCTTGAGGACATCAGGTAAAAGAAGCAAGCATCCTCTCAGACATTTATCAAGAAAGAAGTCGTGATGCTGTATCACCTGTGTAAGATGATGGCACAATCATTGTTCAGTGTAAGCATGTTTTCCCTTCCAACAATAACAAAGCAGACCTCTACAGTTACCTCATCTACACTCCTTGTGGATTGCAGCCTATCGTGCATCACATGCCAATTTGGTTCCAGAACCTGAAGAGACATCCCACATAGAAGCAAATACAATGTTACGCTTAGTTAAACATCATAATCATCTCATAAGGACCTATATAGGATCTACGGCTAGACAATCAAAATCTTTACATAAATATATCTAAATTCTGTTATATCAGCAAACATAAAAAGTTTAAAACAAACACAAAAATGAGAAAAAAATTCACTACTTGCCTCGAATGTAAGATAATGTAGAAGGCTACTGATGAATTTAAGCATGCTACGGCAGAGAAGCGATGATCTACGAATTGCTGTACCGTTAGAGTTCATAGACCGAATCCCCTGTAGAATTACACACCAGTTTCTTAAAGAAGCAAATATAATAATAAAGTTTCATAACACACAGAAACAAAATTCCCTAGCTACTATATAATTATTAGTCCATACTTGATGTATCTGCCAAGCACCACAAAGCTGGCGTTCCACATGTTTGCAATGAAACAAAAAGCGGAAAATTAACTGGTATTTTGATAGGGCTTTCTTTGATATGACAATAGATAGTGGCCACTGAACCTGAAACACAAAGCCATAACAAACATTACCATACAAAATTGGTTTAAAACATATCAAACGATTGAGTAGCCAATTTTGTAACAAACGGGAAGATGCAGACAAGGCAAGAAAGGAGCAGACCTTGTAGCCCAAGGAAAATGTTTCAAGACCAGTGATGCTCACTGGGTCCTCTATACTATTGCTATTCAGGTCCTTCTGCATTCCTAAAGTCGTAAGCAATGAAGTTCGATCCTAATATGTCAATGCAAAGTGAATACAAATTATGCACGAACTATGTATATTAACCACATCCAGGAAAAGACAAAGTGACTGCTCACCACACAACAAGTCAAATCCTCGTGGCGAGGATCTGCTGCAGCCGCTGTGGTACGCAGGGCAAGATCTAGCAAAGACTAATAAAATACACATACATTCAGATCCCACCAAACATGTAGAGAGAGAGAACAAACGATTGAATACTGGTAGCAATCATTCTCTAATCTTTTGATTGTGTTCTATTAGGGGCAAAGTACCTGCAACTTTTCAACAGATATTTCATGCACTTTTTTGTTGAGCTCCTCTCGAGCAATGTCCATGAAATGAACCAAGAAATCACCCTGCAGTGTATTACATTGTTGCACCAAAGATAATTAGAAACTAAACAGATGATACACTATCAATGACAGAAGAAAACATTCCAATTACAAACACCGAAGATAACTGGTTATTCATGAATAGAGCCAGCATACCTGGCGAGAAGAAGATAGTGCTTTATAGAACGAAGTCTTCCAATGAGGCCGTACTGAATCATATACTGATGGTCAGAGAGGCGAATTTACAAGGTTTGAAATTAAAGAAGCATCCATCGTTAACACAATGCATTACCTTATCCATGATGAGACTCACAAGTCCTTTACTGGCATATTCGTGAGCTGCCTTTATGCATTCAAGATAATGATGATTTGAACCAAATATCGTTAGCTTAGATCTCTCTGAGATAGGAACCTGTCAAAAAATATCAGCCAATGTCGTCTCCAACATCACCAACACTGTTAATTGTATAAAAGAAAAATGTTATCCACAAACATACCTGAACATTGTGCCCACATTCTCTCATAACGTTTAGATATTTCCCTGTGGTTAATATTGTTGCAGCAATGTTTGCAAGGAAGCCAGGAATAGTCTCCTTGAGGCTGTACCTTTGGCTCCAATATTTAGCCGTCGAGTCCTGAATGAGGCTTTCCTGTACAAAAAGAACTTGAAATTGTATGATCAAGTATTTGAAAAGTGTGCAGATGAGCTGAGAGAAAAAAAAAATCAAAGTACCTTTTTAAGAGATCTGTTCTCAGCAATGAAAAATTCTCCATACGGATCATCAATGATCCCTTCATAGACCCACCTTAATTAAAACATTAGTTCAAGTCAGCTGATACATCTGAGAATACTATTGAGTTATCTAGCAAGTGGGGTAACCCATGTACAGATATGATAAAACAAAAGATAACAAACATGTTCGCTTATCACTCCTTACTAACGAAGGAAAAATAGAGCCAGAGGTTGGACTTAGATTATCTGAGCATTCTCACAAACGGATAACAAAGGAGGAAAATGCAAACATTAACAGAGATTTCTATGAGTCTAGTTACGAGCAAGAACGAATGAGGCATGGGAAATCAACCTTTCTAATATGCTCAGGTATGCATTGCTTGCACACTCAGTCATTTTCTCTAACAATGACCTCACTGAATTATCACCAGCCATCGCTTCCTAGGCATGGCAGTCTTCAAGATTAGGACACACAGCAAGAAAGCTAGTTCCAGCACAACAAAATATCCAAAGTAAGAATCTACCTGACTCTGCAAGAGATTAAGCACACCAGAGCCCACAAAATGCTTTGCTGAAGCCTGCTGAATTACTACAGCCAAAGCGCACATGGATCCCATCATGGGCTGAGATACACAAAAACAATCAATCAGCATAGGTTTTTCCAGAACTTGTAGCTTCCATTCTCGGAAGAAAGACAGACCTGACAGTAAAACCATAATCCTTGGAGAGAGAGTCTTCCAAGTCGAAATTGATGTTCCAATTGTGCCACCATGGTTTGATAATCCTGGTATAAGAAAGAAAATTGTTAATACTTTCAGCATTAGCAAAGAGTGTTTTCAAATTACCTCAGCGCTAACAGAAAGTGATATCTCTCAATCTAAACAATGCAATTGGTCATCTTAGATATTCATACGTACGCATACATGCTCACTCTTAAATGGGATAGAGACATCAAATTCAAATGAGCTTCCAAGTTCATGTTTTTAGTTAACTGATTAGCTCCCCTAACTTTGACTATTATTTTATGGAATCCAGATCAAGTTTGCAACAAAAGCCCCCACATGAAACAGTAAAGGAAAGAAGAAATAAGTCAGCAAACAATGCATGACAATTACCACAAAAAGTAGCAACGTATATAACATACAAGAAGGAGAGCCCTGAGTGCAGCTGCAAATGCATGGTTAACTAGCCCCTTCTTGAACTGTGAGCTTGACTCCACAAATTGGTCAATCAGCAGAAAACATTCACATAATGGGAATATACTTTTTGCTTGTTCCTGCAAAATTGTTCCCATCAGCCAATATATTTCAGAAGAGCCAGATATAGATAAAGAATTACAATGTTAATTTATGATAGCATCTCTAACTCCTTGCAGAAAAGAGAGAGACCCATTCTGCAACATCAAATAACAATGAATGTATCTATTTGGTTGGACTTTGGAGATAATTAAACTATCAAGAAGTCAGAACACAAATGAATTCCATTTACTTCCAAATCAAATTCCATATAACATACACGAAGAAGAAACACCTTGGAAGCATCAATATAACAGTCTCCAAAATGCAACACATTTTGTAAATGTGATCAACTTACCTCAAAAACGAACAGATCATACATGGTTAAAATCAAAGGTTTTCTGCAGTTGATTTGTGTAGCCATTTTTTCTTAAAATGTTCAGGATAAGATAAAATATTTAATGTGTTGAGTAGTACTTGCCTGTAATGCCAAATCCATTGATGGATCAACTTGGAAAGCTAGACTATCCTCCTTCCCATGGAATCTTTTAATTGATATATATCTCCCTTCAATTCCAACTAACGCAGACAAGAGATCATCGATGACAATAAGTTCCTGCATGCCAAAAAGGATATAAAAAAGAAGAGATGACACCAAGTCTCAACCTAGACTTTACACAACTAATTGGCTCACAGATCAATTCACGAAAATTAGAAGCCAGAATCAATTCTACTATGCCAAACTTGCAAAAGCTACACACCTCAAACCCAATCTTTAAGTATCTCACCACCAGTTTCAAGGTAAAATGGGATAACAATATCAAAGAATCCCTAAATGGAAGCCTAGAGAAAGAGAAACAAAAAAAAAAAGGACGAGAAATTGTGAAATAACACAAACCTGAACCGGTGTGTCATAGCAGCCTATTGCCTGCTCTACTCCAGAATTTGCTGAAACCACACACACACACATATAAAGATGAGTAATTTTCTGGAAAAGAGGAAAAATCAAATTAACTTTCAGCATAGAGATTCAGAAATACCTACCTAGACGATTTTGAAGGAAACCGCTTTGAATCAGCAAGTTTGGAGCTTGCCCTCGTTTCCTGAGACAAACAAAACTCCATTGTCATAAAATTCACGTTTTCTTTGAAAGATTTAATTCAGAACAAATCAAAACCCACAGTCTAACGATGGAGCAGCACCTGGTGGAAGCGGCCAGGCCTATCTTGGTTCCAACGAGGAGTCGTAGGGCACGAGATTGATTCCATTGCTTCGCTTTCACTCTCTGCAAGCAATCATCAGCCACCATATTCCGACCCGCTCCGGTTTTAATAAGCCATAAATGAAGTCCGGTTTGAGTGAACCGGATATGTTCAGATCCTCGGTTTCACGGCGGATTACGAAACCGAGCGATGCAGAACTTAGGTGTCAGATCGTTATCGAAAGTGAAATTCTTACAAAACTGAGATTTTTTTGCCAAGTCTATGATCGATTTTCAGCAAATGCTATTGGAACTAGAAGTCAGCTGTGATTGATTTGAAAACCATAGCTACCAAAAACTGAAACACCTGAAGAAGAAGGAAGAAGGGGAGTATCGAAACAAACCTAATAGTTCAAGGAGAGGAGCTTCGCTTCGCTTCGCAGCGTGTGGCAACGTCGAACGTTGAGCGAGTGAAGGAGGGGGGGACTCGCTCTCTCTCCGCGGCAAAATCCCACTCGGTGTGTATATTCGTTTTTGCTTTAAAAATTAGAAAAAGGACAAACCTTTTTTAAAAAAAAAACAAAAGAAAACAAACACCTTTCCTCCTGTTCTGTCCTCCAGTTTTCGATTCAACAAAAATGATTATCTCTTCCTTTTCTATTTTATTGAGAGCTCTAAAACGAAACCACCCGCTTCTCCTCTCCTGCGCCTGGAGACGATCTTTCGCCGCCGAGTTCCCCTCTCTCTCTGCGGCGAAGATCATATAGGAATCATCTCCAGGTTTTGTCACTTCAAAATCCTCTCTTTCTCTTCCCTTTGCATCATTCCTCATCCTTTTTGGTCCGTTGTATTTGGTATTGAATCAGGTGGGGGCATAAAGGATGGCTTTTGTCGGAAAACCCGAGAAATTTTCTACGGATTTCATGATGGGAGGTGCAGCAGCCATTGTCGCCAAATCCGCAGCCGCTCCTATCGAAAGGGTGAAGCTTTTACTCCAAAACCAAGGAGAGATGATCAAAACAGGACATCTCACCAGACCCTACACCGGTCTAGGCAACTGCTTCCTCAGAATCTTCAGAGAAGAAGGTGTTTTATCCTTCTGGAGAGGAAACCAAGCCAACGTCATACGTTATTTCCCTACCCAGGTTTGATTAATTAAAGAAAAGCTTTAATCTTTAGACACTTTTGAGTGTTTGTTTTTGTGTGTTAAGAGACTCTTTTTAAATTCCTCTCTTAGGCTTCCAACTTTGCGTTTAAAGGTTACTTCAAGACCCGTCTCGGATGCTCCAAAGAGAAGGACGGTTACTTGAAGTGGTTCGCTGGAAACGTAGCCTCTGGAAGCGCTGCTGGAGCTACAACGTCCTTGTTTCTATATCATCTTGATTACGCGAGGACTCGTTTAGGCACTGATGCGAAGGAATGTTCAGTTAGTGGCAAGAGACAGTTCAAAGGGATGGTCGATGTGTACCGTAAGACTCTCTCAAGCGACGGTGTTAAAGGCCTTTACCGTGGCTTTGGCGTGTCGATATTGGGAATCACTCTTTACCGAGGGATGTATTTTGGGATGTATGATACATTCAAACCCATCGTTTTAGTCGGTTCCTTAGAGGTAATATTAATATCATCATTTCTATCCCCTTATGAGCAAACAATAGTAGTTATAAATGGTTTATTTGATTTTCTGCCAGGGAAACTTCTTGGCTAGCTTTTTATTGGGGTGGAGCATTACTACCTCTGCAGGCGTCATTGCTTACCCTTTTGACACGGTTAGGAGGAGAATGATGCTTACATCAGGACAGCCTGTTAAATACAGGAACGCCGTTCACGCGCTAAGAGAGATACTGAAGTATGAAGGGTTCTTTGCGCTGTATAGAGGAGTTACTGCCAACATGCTTCTTGGAGTTGCAGGAGCAGGAGTGCTTGCGGGGTATGATCAGCTTCACCGTATTGCTTATAAGCATTTGGTTCAGTAGTCTCACTTACATTCCAATGTGTTGTGTTTATTAACAGAATCATTTTAAAACAAATGAGGATAGGGAAAATTGTTGATAATTCTTGTGCAGATACATTTGTTATTTCAATAAAGGATTTATTTGAAAGCTTTTGATGATACAAACAAAAAAAAATAAAGGATGAAAAGCTTGCAGGTTGGTGTTCATTAAGCGAGAAGCCAGAAGTTTTTGTGGCGTTTGGTGGTGATTAAGTAACCACCGTGCTTGCGCTTCTTTGGTTTAACAGCTATAGTCATGCAAGAAGCGTTTTCGAGACAGTATTTGAGAACACCGGCGTGTCCACGGCGTCTCTTCCAAGTCCATCTCTTCAGTAGCCTCCATACAGGAGGTTTCTTCTCTTGTCCAACTACTAAAAGAGTCACTTGCTGTTTCTTTGCTTCTTCGACTATCTTTGCTCCTTTCTCTTTGTTTTTTCCTTCTAGCCTCCTTATCTCCACTTCTATCTGTCATTATATACACAAATCTAACACTATTTTTAACTCCTGACATATATAACAAACAATGGAGAGTGAAACTCACCCCTGGCCGTTTCGTTTGGGATAGTTTCTTTAGAGTGTGGACTAGTTCATCAGTTTTCACCTCCCGTTTTCGGTTCTTCCTTTCCCCTAAAACCAAATTTGGAAAACGTTAAGAGGCCAAAACAAAGAAACATTAGCAAGGAAACATAGAAGAACCTTTTCTAAATGGTTGTGCAAAATATAGCAGAAAGAGTGTGTCTTGTGGTTGTAAGGTGTGTGTTATAGCCCATTCTAAAGCTCCTGTAGAAGCAAGCGCTTTATCCACCACCACCATTACTCTGTTTCCCCCTTCAGTCTCCTCCTCCTTAGCCGTCTCAACCGCTACTCCCGCCTCTTTCTTCCCTTCTGCGCCTCCATCTTGAAAGCTCTTGACGTCATCTTGTTCTTTTTGCTCTTTTTTCTCTTCTTTTATCACTACTTTGACGATTTCTTCTTCTTGTTTGTCTTCAGTCTCTTCGCTTTCTCTGTTTTGGACTTTGCTTTCTTCTCCTGTGGATCCAGCATCATCGGCATTTTGACCAAGAAACTCGATTCTTTGGTCTCTCTCTATGGAACTGGAGTCAGGTTTGAACCTAATGGACGGTGAGTTGATCCGGACTCGTCGTAGGCTAAACTTGGCTGGTTTCTTGAGCGATCTTGCCATGTTTTTGTCTCTAAAATAGAATAATGATTCTGCAACGCCTAACGTTTGGTTCTTGAATGTGTTGAGCGTGTGTATATATGAATACGTGAGGACAAATTTGGAAGACGTGCGTGCCACTAAAGATGTGTTGATTGTTAATGGTTCCACACGTTGCTTCTTTTTTTTAATAAACAATATCTTGTATGTTTTCTTGCATTCAAGTTTATTAGGTTCCACTATCTAATGGTGATATTTTAAAAAAAAAAAACTGTATTTGAATTGGACGTATGGAGTCAGAATATCCGAAAGTTTATCCATACTGCGTGGACCATGCAGATCAGTAAAATAGTTTGAAAACTGTAGGAATTTTACCATCGTTTGAGAAAATATGTTTGTGTTCTCTAGAGTCGCTCGCGTGTAAAGATCAAATGTATCTGATCATGAGAGATCTTTAGGTGGCTTTTGTTAAGTCGTGGTCAAAATCCTCCACCTAGTGTAGAAGCACAAATCCAATTTCGAATTGTTTTTCTTTTTGCTAACTATGGTGGCAACTGGCAAACTTCAAGACTAATCCAATCATCATCATGAGTGAGGCACGCAAGTCACTAAAACAATGTTTTCAATTTAAACAAGAGTATATAAACCAAAACGAACTATAATTTCTTATCATTTTATCACATTCAAATTCAATTATTGAGAATATTATTAGGTGAGGATGTCTTGCTAGTGACCAAAGATATACAGTACCACCCATTTTTAAATTTAACGTTTGTTTGTATCACACAATACCTTTGTATTTCATACAACTCAAAAAGTTGATAAGAGTTAATGGATAGTTTGGTGATAATTTTATTGAATTTACTATTGCTATTAGATAACCTTTTTCAAATAAAATCATAATAATAACATCTCCAAAAGACACTCTATAACTTCAAATATGAAGTTTTTTGCTCTCTAAAAAGAAACTTCAAAACTTCAGATTTGA
It encodes:
- the LOC106315209 gene encoding gamma-tubulin complex component 2; this encodes MRNDAKGREREDFEVTKPGDDSYMIFAAEREGNSAAKDRLQAQERRSGWFRFRALNKIEKEEIIIFVESKTGGQNRRKGQKRIYTPSGILPRRESESPPPSLAQRSTLPHAAKRSEAPLLELLESESEAMESISCPTTPRWNQDRPGRFHQETRASSKLADSKRFPSKSSANSGVEQAIGCYDTPVQELIVIDDLLSALVGIEGRYISIKRFHGKEDSLAFQVDPSMDLALQEQAKSIFPLCECFLLIDQFVESSSQFKKGLVNHAFAAALRALLLDYQTMVAQLEHQFRLGRLSLQGLWFYCQPMMGSMCALAVVIQQASAKHFVGSGVLNLLQSQEAMAGDNSVRSLLEKMTECASNAYLSILERWVYEGIIDDPYGEFFIAENRSLKKESLIQDSTAKYWSQRYSLKETIPGFLANIAATILTTGKYLNVMRECGHNVQVPISERSKLTIFGSNHHYLECIKAAHEYASKGLVSLIMDKYGLIGRLRSIKHYLLLAQGDFLVHFMDIAREELNKKVHEISVEKLQSLLDLALRTTAAAADPRHEDLTCCVDRTSLLTTLGMQKDLNSNSIEDPVSITGLETFSLGYKVQWPLSIVISKKALSKYQLIFRFLFHCKHVERQLCGAWQIHQGIRSMNSNGTAIRRSSLLCRSMLKFISSLLHYLTFEVLEPNWHVMHDRLQSTRSVDEVIQHHDFFLDKCLRGCLLLLPDVLKKMEKLKSVCLQYAEWLISSSIHINSQSQKTMIRDTTVTESIFNFEREFNSELQSLGPVLSKGSQAEPYLTHLSQWILGVSKE
- the LOC106313489 gene encoding ADP,ATP carrier protein ER-ANT1, whose amino-acid sequence is MAFVGKPEKFSTDFMMGGAAAIVAKSAAAPIERVKLLLQNQGEMIKTGHLTRPYTGLGNCFLRIFREEGVLSFWRGNQANVIRYFPTQASNFAFKGYFKTRLGCSKEKDGYLKWFAGNVASGSAAGATTSLFLYHLDYARTRLGTDAKECSVSGKRQFKGMVDVYRKTLSSDGVKGLYRGFGVSILGITLYRGMYFGMYDTFKPIVLVGSLEGNFLASFLLGWSITTSAGVIAYPFDTVRRRMMLTSGQPVKYRNAVHALREILKYEGFFALYRGVTANMLLGVAGAGVLAGYDQLHRIAYKHLVQ
- the LOC106313490 gene encoding uncharacterized protein LOC106313490, with product MARSLKKPAKFSLRRVRINSPSIRFKPDSSSIERDQRIEFLGQNADDAGSTGEESKVQNRESEETEDKQEEEIVKVVIKEEKKEQKEQDDVKSFQDGGAEGKKEAGVAVETAKEEETEGGNRVMVVVDKALASTGALEWAITHTLQPQDTLFLLYFAQPFRKGERKNRKREVKTDELVHTLKKLSQTKRPGIEVEIRRLEGKNKEKGAKIVEEAKKQQVTLLVVGQEKKPPVWRLLKRWTWKRRRGHAGVLKYCLENASCMTIAVKPKKRKHGGYLITTKRHKNFWLLA